In Arvicola amphibius chromosome 1, mArvAmp1.2, whole genome shotgun sequence, one DNA window encodes the following:
- the LOC119822815 gene encoding olfactory receptor 6-like, whose amino-acid sequence MLDMNITLVSEFILIGFPTAPWLQVLLFFLFLVIYMLIIAENLVIMFTVWATGSLHKPMYYFLSSMSFLEIWYVSVTVPKMLDGFLLQRRHISFTGCMTQLYFFISLACTECVLLAAMAYDRYVAICHPLRYPVIMTTVYSIQLMALSYFSGFMVSVVKVYFISHVAFCGSNVMNHFFCDISPILKLACKDMSTAELVDFALAIVILVFPLITTVLSYIYIVSTILRIPSTQGRKKAFSTCASHLTVVIIYYTAMIFMYVRPRAIASFNSNKLISAVYAVLTPMLNPFIYCLRNQEVKNAIKKTLGGGQCFVLS is encoded by the coding sequence ATGCTGGACATGAACATTACTCTGGTCAGTGAGTTCATCCTGATAGGCTTCCCTACAGCCCCTTGGCTACAGGTTCTCCtattcttccttttccttgttaTCTATATGTTGATTATAGCAGAGAATCTTGTAATTATGTTCACTGTCTGGGCAACTGGCTCCCTCCATAAGCCTATGTACTATTTCCTAAGTAGCATGTCCTTTCTAGAGATATGGTACGTCTCTGTCACAGTCCCGAAGATGCTGGATGGATTCCTCCTGCAGAGACGGCACATCTCCTTCACAGGCTGCATGACCCAGCTCTATTTCTTCATCTCACTTGCCTGCACAGAGTGTGTGCTCCTGGCAGctatggcctatgaccgctatgtggccatctgccacCCTCTCCGATATCCAGTCATTATGACCACAGTGTACTCTATACAGCTGATGGCCCTTTCCTATTTTAGTGGTTTCATGGTCTCTGTTGTCaaggtttatttcatttcacATGTTGCTTTCTGTGGCTCTAATGTCATGAACCACTTTTTCTGTGATATCTCACCAATCCTTAAATTGGCTTGCAAAGACATGTCCACAGCTGAGTTAGTAGACTTTGCTTTGGCTATTGTCATCCTTGTCTTCCCACTTATTACCACTGTGCTCTCCTATATCTACATAGTGTCCACCATTCTGCGCATACCCTCcactcagggaagaaagaaagccttcTCTACTTGTGCCTCTCACCTCACTGTGGTCATAATATATTACACAGCCATGATTTTCATGTATGTCCGACCCAGAGCTATTGCATCTTTTAATTCCAACAAGCTCATTTCTGCTGTGTATGCAGTCCTTACACCCATGCTGAATCCTTTCATCTACTGCCTAAGGAACCAGGAAGTCAAGAATGCTATCAAGAAGACCTTGGGAGGTGGTCAGTGCTTTGTGCTTAGCTGA
- the LOC119821660 gene encoding olfactory receptor 226 — translation MERRNHSGRVSEFVLLGFPAPAPLRALLFFFSLLAYVLVLTENALIITAIRNHPTLHKPMYFFLANMSFLEIWYVTVTIPKMLAGFIGSDQTHGQLISFEGCMTQLYFFLGLGCTECVLLAVMAYDRYVAICHPLHYPVIVSSRLCVQMAAGSWAGGFGISMVKVFLISRLSYCGPNTINHFFCDVSPLLNLSCTDMSTAELTDFILAIFILLGPLSVTGASYMAITGAVMRIPSAAGRHKAFSTCASHLTVVIIFYAASIFIYARPKALSAFDTNKLVSVLYAVIVPLLNPIIYCLRNQEVKRALRHTLHLYQGQDTNAKKSGRDG, via the coding sequence ATGGAGCGAAGGAATCACAGTGGGCGAGTGAGTGAATTTGTGTTGCTGGGTTTCCCAGCTCCTGCGCCGCTGCGGGCactactgtttttcttttctctgctggcCTATGTGTTGGTGCTGACTGAAAATGCACTCATCATTACAGCGATTAGAAACCACCCCACGCTCCACAAACCTATGTATTTTTTCTTGGCTAATATGTCATTCCTGGAGATTTGGTATGTTACTGTCACAATTCCTAAGATGCTTGCTGGCTTCATTGGTTCGGATCAGACACATGGACAGCTGATTTCCTTTGAGGGTTGCATGACACAGCTCTACTTTTTCCTGGGCCTGGGCTGCACTGAATGTGTCCTTCTTGCTGtcatggcctatgatcgctatgtGGCTATCTGTCATCCCCTCCATTACCCTGTCATTGTCAGTAGCCGACTATGTGTGCAGATGGCAGCTGGATCCTGGGCTGGAGGTTTTGGCATCTCCATGGTCAAAGTTTTCCTCATTTCTCGCCTTTCTTATTGTGGCCCCAATACCATTAACCACTTTTTCTGTGACGTTTCTCCATTGCTCAACCTCTCATGCACTGACATGTCCACAGCAGAACTGACAGATTTTATCCTGgccatttttattcttctgggGCCACTCTCTGTCACTGGAGCCTCCTACATGGCCATCACTGGCGCTGTGATGCGCATCCCTTCAGCTGCTGGCCGCCATAAAGCCTTCTCGACCTGTGCCTCCCATCTTACTGTTGTGATTATCTTCTACGCAGCCAGTATCTTCATCTATGCCAGGCCTAAGGCACTCTCAGCTTTTGATACCAACAAGCTGGTCTCTGTACTCTATGCAGTCATTGTACCATTACTCAATCCCATCATATACTGCTTGCGCAACCAAGAGGTCAAAAGAGCCTTGCGACACACTCTGCATCTGTACCAGGGTCAGGATACTAATGCCAAGAAATCTGGCAGAGATGGTTAA